The following proteins are co-located in the Cutaneotrichosporon cavernicola HIS019 DNA, chromosome: 3 genome:
- the YCK2 gene encoding uncharacterized protein (Protein tyrosine kinase): MATTHVIASNQGAHLTGGSHSSSSSNIVGVHYKVGKKIGEGSFGVIFEGTNLLNSQTVAIKFEPRKSDAPQLRDEYRSYKILSGCPGIPQVYYFGQEGLHNILVIDLLGPSLEDLFDMCGRKFSVKTCCMTARQMLSRVQTIHEKNLIYRDIKPDNFLIGRPGTKGAGTIHVVDFGMAKQYRDPKTKQHIPYRERKSLSGTARYMSINTHLGREQSRRDDLEALGHVFFYFLRGGLPWQGLKAATNKQKYEKIGEKKQSTPIAELGEGYPSEFAIYLSYVRKLTFDETPDYDFLRDLFATALANAGEVDDQVYDWNLLNNGKGWEAGTSHSSADVQRQPTRNRDNRGDRVDRLRNGSGGGATPRGARKSASQQPNASNQAIVNVAAPSHQNSRHHSQQGGHPFAANAMNSGEYGYDSANPGGKGAQPISPMNVNSRPSGTQGNSQQHADPEYRENRGGFLSFITCRACR; the protein is encoded by the exons ATGGCGACCACACATGTGATTGCGTCCAACCAGGGCGCTCACCTCACGGGCGGGAGCcactcgtcgagctcgagcaaCATTGTCGGCGTGCACTACAAGGTCGGCAAGAAGATCGGAGAGGGCTCGTTTGGCGTCATCTTTGAGG GTACCAACTTACTCAACTCTCAGACTGTGGCCATCAAGTTT GAGCCACGCAAGTCGGACGCGCCGCAACTACGGGACGAGTACCGCAGCTACAAGATCTTGAGTGGATGCC CTGGTATCCCCCAGGTGTACTACTTTGGCCAGGAGGGCTTGCACAACATTCTTGTCATTGACCTATTGGGTCCctcgctcgaggacctctTTGACATGTGCGGCCGCAAGTTCTCGGTCAAGACCTGCTGCATGACTGCTCGACAGATGCTCTCCCGTGTCCAGACCATCCACGAGAAGAACCTCATCTACCGCGACATCAAGCCCGACAACTTCCTCATCGGGCGACCCGGGACGAAAGGGGCTGGGACCATTCACGTCGTCGACTTTGGCATGGCCAAGCAGTACCGTGACCCCAAGACAAAGCAGCACATCCCTTACCGCGAACGTAAGAGCTTGAGTGGAACGGCTCGCTACATGTCGATCAACACCCACTTGGGTCGCGAGCAGTCTCGCCgtgacgacctcgaggccctgGGCCACGTCTTCTTCTACTTCCTTCGTGGCGGCCTGCCATGGCAGGGTCTGAAAGCTGCGACCAACAAGCAGAAGTACGAGAAGATTGGAGAGAAGAAGCAGTCGACACCcattgccgagctcggcgagggtTATCCTT CCGAGTTTGCCATCTACCTCAGCTACGTCCGCAAGCTTACCTTTGACGAGACGCCCGACTACGACTTCCTCCGCGACCTGTTTGCGACTGCGTTGGCAAacgcgggcgaggtcgacgaccagGTGTACGACTGGAATCTTCTCAACAACGggaaggggtgggaggCTGGCACGTCGCACTCGTCTGCCGATGTCCAGAGACAGCCCACGCGCAACCGCGACAACCGCGGCGACCGCGTTGACCGCCTCCGCAACGGTTCGGGCGGCGGGGCAACGCCacgaggcgcgcgcaaGTCGGCGTCGCAACAGCCAAACGCGAGCAACCAGGCGATTGTCAACGTTGCTGCGCCGTCGCACCAGAACTCGCGACACCACTCGCAGCAGGGCGGCCACCCCTTCGCGGCCAACGCGATGAACTCTGGCGAATACGGGTATGACTCGGCCAACCCAGGCGGCAAGGGTGCCCAGCCCATCTCTCCCATGAACGTCAACTCACGCCCATCTGGAACGCAGGGCAACTCGCAGCAGCACGCAGACCCCGAATACCGGGAGAACCGCGGCGGGTTCCTGTCTTTCATCACCTGCCGGGCATGCCGGTAG
- a CDS encoding uncharacterized protein (KR domain): protein MEDTTTAIAHAGAVAVITGAASGIGLAAAKYLAGRRMKLVLVDVSPLDEASAAVKEEGASDVLAIKCDVSNLADVVALRDKVLDYHGEVNLLLNNAGISRPCPAISLDRDLKDLQAGWASVIGTNGQGIINVAQAFGPFMALQENASVIINTGSKQGLTNPPGNAGYNVSKAMVRTFTEQLAYQLRNLPECVCTAHLFVPGWVFTGLTGGGGLKVKPNGAWTAEQTVEFMFDKVLNEGDFYVICPDNETPPAVDRARMQWAMDDVILGRPALSRWSDEYGARFDDFVMSKQGLNARSRSRGRHLAQVPESPYPPENADYQPSSGTV from the exons ATGGAGGACACGACCACCGCCATCGCCCACGCCGGCGCTGTTGCCGTCATAACTGGTGCTGC CTCGGGCATCGGCCTAGCGGCAGCCAAGTATCTCGCCGGGCGCCGGATGaagcttgtcctcgtcgacgtgtctccgctcgacgaggcgtccgccgccgtaaaggaggagggcgcgtCCGACGTCCTGGCGATCAAGTGCGACGTTAGCAAccttgccgacgtcgtcgccctccgcGACAAGGTCCTTGACTACCACGGCGAAgtcaacctcctcctcaacaacgCGGGCATTTCGCGCCCATGTCCCGCTATCAGCCTAGACCGTGATCTTAAGGATTTGCAGGCGGGCTGGGCGAGCGTTATCGGGACAAATGGACAGGGGATCATTAACGTCGCGCAG GCTTTCGGCCCGTTCATGGCCCTGCAGGAGAACGCGTCGGTCATCATCAACACGGGCTCGAAGCAGGGCCTCACGAACCCCCCCGGCAACGCGGGCTACAACGTCTCCAAGGCCATGGTGCGGACGTTCACTGAGCAGC TCGCGTACCAACTTCGCAACTTGCCCGAGTGCGTGTGCACCGCACACCTCTTCGTTCCCGGTTGGGTCTTCACTGGGCTGaccggcggcggtggaCTCAAGGTCAAGCCTAATGGCGCGTGGACCGCCGAGCAGACCGTCGAGTTCATGTTCGACAAGGTACTCAACGAGGGCGACTTCTACGTCATTTGCCCGGACAACGAGACGCCCCCG gcggtcgaccgcgcgcgcaTGCAGTGGGCAATGGACGATGTCATCCTCGGCCGGCCTGCGCTCTCGCGCTGGAGCGACGAGTACGGCGCGCGGTTCGACGACTTTGTCATGAGTAAGCAGGGGCTTAATGCGCGCTCGCGTAGCCGCGGTCGTCACCTCGCACAGGTACCAGAGTCGCCATATCCCCCCGAGAACGCCGACTACcagccgagctcgggcaCCGTGTAG
- a CDS encoding uncharacterized protein (ion transmembrane transport) — MAPADRDAGPAPVSASLNRASATRKRTSTSSQNAPTHILANEWGGTTLNDEPTSLSSPPNMSQPDRSRSATVSSIDIPRVTSPISMGSMDTAVSRHPSAKSSVMLSMPEGVVQDFTSARPMGRTESAVSFTLDAVQPRTNSAHDLNFAPVHSLPLSNRSTPPTAGSGASFGPPVLRPILTNASVPVPGAISSHHDLDFGPAPALPLAMQATPNSSRPKPQLRLSTQDLPAPSKKADKQPLSPGMKHWQQVRQHVVTGPSPVDSKPKRGIVSRTAGRFGFRSVVENVLGYDRRRGSTYGAFAMDMTDEEREEASRERRRFARAVKTCLDECAAEESTRRLRRLAAAGGHAPTPPASKPKSTHLSSHGGRSGSVHALDDEGVSAFYPLLSALVKFGLDAKAKRVWSRTCPHHAAILAELGTAFLPDSASRDGDRAQALQVFFTIVTHWSTDSDEDELSRWRWLCHAMLRDDRQTRDRGLRLLSLILKGDSSMPEALVRPATALDFESIAVALLNLLHALENSGYASDEHQSIVWGLIASLGAGDIIAVDSESVVPLLDDDSLIARNTERELLWIAAAKAITANKHVGAWMLDCNAAVLRRFVPVPVLPGMPETARQLRVLASKALLNSLATLVRDVDDEDVVASVAAMAEEIFDEAMALPRRDGIEASYASVLLALDCAVNSPDSPYAACLSDLLAKHNDIVTSVAQDFISSFPTARVMKVTRQFLQADMPLGRAFVPLLLEHLATLPSTPEARTFLAWLSTAQPHLFYKPLFACAAATQAETLVKPLRIVASIAEQLGADAFWTRADPQMVAIVLGDMSPRKGKGKARGAVANIKLGRYALLVELLVSLQGAKGPQLATFAHGLETRLGAMLELEESGSSLPPGYRSLVVQLIRSLRIGSGLIKRTSITRLAVQWYTSSSWRAASPSPETSLIDSLIQLYKSDTEATSKSVPRIALLKLPLSEALPTLLVTAQASLASEDWGALLPVVWERYAGRDMPVDQLTFLMMKCAEAARGGLRNLVSTELYNAGPSVRNYALLKLAMLYGYRFQVYTQDTVTDRRGLNFRFPQRQLEFVPADMGSQVWVTPRDAQDAALQKYGRALPLELRQRLMELGWTEDEEMTATDIERLPVTAVPLSGKGSIAIELKHAAAPVIKRKGSNSSLHSNSAKVHRAVVPPDLVAIVIDQARQLATADDIGVELLSKELVHMFERDDATLFMRPVSEELPHDIANALLRVNGVIAQPTPGFAHAALNALVGFLKIAVRADAEFPHWAPILGTIARLIPNVCEISLRDVRKTKSEHVLLPASIYETDGGFKVHRPWREDVLLDVQTAQLVLLSAILRTNRRDVYLVKKMLFSLQVQESMRYLPFARAWVELIVDLCTAVNSNYNDRAELRHFLYNITSAMSLHGGDMIVVAHGMRAISLCATRFRRVFASIGFVNIMPAVYDAYVRGHGGIRDAVEYACRSFYRIHQDVFVYQLCLALSEHIHEDAFDARAAYDLLAVLATDDPASGVPSGIRDLNRKYEVEVLLQMQSGGAEVALSTPERLIATLEPALFPTDNIVRLLVTVIAVNAASKRGIRLLGLFGAIAPYLQAEERTRALVDDAVYVIGRFIERSRASDDTALQRLVPGEGPSSPDWPAATNAYFQFVESITASGAMFSLQTTRQLIELGHCSVFIGSNAAVSRLFGALARAQVSTETSFLADLAPKYEVSLQGIDFSSVLDAISSMIRRNAFRLPASIARLIVERYVGPALRFIANAAHEVLISDSPLRPHSQPPTVAFRRAAVELLSVTVFLPGVDVLHQLERNTSSAGMLAMMIIPLALALDPPPDRDVNGIWVRLLKFTLRSPSDPPLERAAHTALALQVVKIAAVRVPDVISSERGLWTHLATYAKSAVADGNGRFLTRTPRLVDWMMWSLFELVALHRSPLALALRLHMQTALATVNDERDAASSRPSTAGSVTPTPRSLSGLVRRPSARVPSATNLSPLAARVTSTTLAPVLETDTLHPSPLLASPTPSPSSALGSLTPKHQRSLSAASASSVMSAASAYSNVSLSNPSLSPSPSPSVSHNRSPSTATTSSTAVARRSFAPVKPSFSVSARRASRPTFDAFERRFSAAPRAGDRGSIVHLIGQSTPTAPAGPTTVAKNSRSEILQSPLRSELADAARRSLLVALVVYGYDVDEDVDVHAWSASDALHAITEETRMLVEDELAEAFLPISQASESEPDAAPKADEEENGGGSKRSSYAHPWDEPQLPSLSYTLNHGFDEGYTVTTESPRNSLDPRPSREIPTVAISLA; from the coding sequence ATGGCGCCGGCTGACCGCGATGCAGGCCCGGCGCCTGTCTCGGCATCCCTCAACCGCGCAAGCGCCACGCGCAAACgtacctcgacgtcgtctcAGAATGCACCAACGCACATCTTGGCGAATGAGTGGGGTGGCACCACGCTCAACGATGAGCCCACCAGCCTCTCCAGCCCTCCCAACATGTCTCAGCCAGACCGCTCGCGTTCGGCCACTGTCAGCTCGATCGACATCCCGCGGGTCACGTCGCCGATCTCGATGGGATCAATGGACACGGCCGTGAGCCGCCACCCGTCGGCTAAGAGTAGCGTGATGCTCAGCATGCCCGAGGGTGTAGTTCAAGACTTcacaagcgcaaggccgatGGGCCGCACCGAATCCGCCGTGAGCTTCACCCTTGACGCCGTACAGCCACGCACCAACTCCGCCCACGACCTCAACTTTGCCCCTGtccactccctccccctctccaaCCGGTCCACTCCCCCTACAGCAGGCTCGGGTGCCTCTTTCGGCCCGCCCGTTCTCCGTCCCATCCTCACCAACGCGTCGGTCCCCGTGCCGGGCGCCATCTCCTCACACCATGACCTCGACTTTGGCCCTGcccccgccctccccctcgccaTGCAGGCGACCCCGAACTCTTCCAGGCCCAAACCCCAGTTACGCCTGTCGACGCAAGACCTCCCCGCCCCGAGCAAGAAAGCGGATAAGCAGCCACTCAGCCCGGGTATGAAGCACTGGCAACAGGTGCGACAGCATGTTGTTACCGGGCCGTCGCCCGTCGACTCCAAGCCCAAGCGGGGCATCGTGTCCCGTACTGCAGGGCGGTTTGGCTTCCGTTCCGTCGTGGAGAACGTTCTTGGATACGACCGCAGACGCGGGAGCACGTACGGCGCGTTCGCGATGGACATGACGGACGAGGAACGCGAAGAGGCAAGTCGCGAGCGACGGCGCTTCGCACGCGCAGTCAAGACCTGCCTCGACGAGTGTGCGGCTGAGGAGAGCACGCGCCGATtacgccgcctcgccgccgctggcgGACATGCCCCAACTCCACCCGCTTCCAAGCCCAAGAGCACACACCTCAGCTCGCATGGTGGGCGGTCTGGCAGCGTTcacgccctcgacgacgaaggCGTCAGCGCCTTCTATCCCCTACTCTCTGCGCTAGTCAAGTtcggccttgacgccaAAGCCAAGCGCGTGTGGTCACGCACGTGTCCGCACCAcgccgccatcctcgcTGAACTGGGCACTGCGTTCCTCCCAGACTCGGCGAGCCGGGACGGCGACCGCGCACAGGCGCTCCAGGTATTCTTCACGATTGTGACCCACTGGAGCACCGACagcgatgaggacgagctcagTCGCTGGCGGTGGTTGTGCCACGCAATGCTCCGCGACGACCGACAAACGCGCGACCGGGGTCTTCGactcctctccctcatccTAAAGGGCGACAGCAGTATGCCCGAGGCTCTAGTCCGTCCAGCAACTGCACTGGACTTTGAGAGCATCGCGGTTGCTCTGCTAAACCTCCTCCATGCGTTAGAGAATTCGGGATATGCGAGCGACGAGCACCAGAGCATCGTGTGGGGTCTCATTGCCTCGCTTGGCGCTGGCGACATCATCGCTGTCGACTCCGAGTCCGTCGTGCCtctgctcgacgacgacagtCTCATAGCACGTAATACCGAGCGTGAGCTACTCTGGATCGCagccgccaaggccatcaCCGCCAACAAGCATGTCGGGGCATGGATGCTCGACTGCAATGCCGCTGTGCTGCGGCGCTTCGTCCCGGTACCCGTGTTACCAGGGATGCCCGAGACCGCGCGCCAACTCCGCGTGCTAGCCAGCAAAGCTCTCCTCAACTCTCTCGCGACACTGGTTCGGGacgtcgatgacgaggatgtAGTCGCGTCTGTGGCCGCCATGGCGGAAGAGATCTTTGACGAGGCCATGGCCCTTCCCAGGCGAGATGGCATCGAGGCCAGCTACGCATCAGtactcctcgccctcgactGTGCTGTCAATTCCCCCGACTCACCGTACGCTGCATGCCTGAGTGACCTGCTCGCCAAACACAACGATATCGTCACTTCTGTCGCCCAGGATTTTATCtcttccttccccaccGCTCGTGTAATGAAGGTCACGCGCCAGTTCCTCCAGGCCGACATGCCACTCGGGCGCGCGTTTGTGCctctgctcctcgagcaccttgcAACCCTCCCGTCGACCCCCGAAGCTCGTACGTTCCTCGCGTGGCTTTCGACAGCCCAGCCGCACCTCTTCTACAAGCCCCTCTTTGCCTGCGCCGCAGCCACGCAGGCCGAGACTCTTGTCAAGCCGCTCCGGATAGTTGCCAGCATTGCGGAACAGCTCGGCGCAGACGCGTTTTGGACACGCGCAGATCCCCAAATGGTCGCAAtcgtgctcggcgacatGTCCCCACGCAAGGGGAAGGGCAAAGCGCGCGGCGCTGTTGCGAACATCAAGCTCGGTCGGTACGCGTTActggtcgagctcctcgtctcACTGCAAGGCGCTAAGGGTCCCCAGCTAGCCACGTTCGCGCATGGCCTCGAGACCCGCCTAGGTGCCATgctggagctcgaggagagcggTTCCTCCCTACCACCCGGGTACCGCAGTCTCGTCGTGCAACTGATACGCTCCCTCCGCATCGGCTCAGGCCTTATCAAACGCACCTCCATCACCCGCCTCGCGGTACAGTGGTAtacgtcgtcgtcgtggcgagccgcctcgcccagcccTGAGACGAGCCTGATCGACTCGCTCATCCAGTTATACAAGTCGGACACGGAGGCCACCTCCAAGAGCGTCCCGCGCAtcgcgctcctcaagctcccGCTCTCTGAGGCGCTTCCTACGCTACTTGTCACAGCGCAAGCCAGCCTCGCATCAGAGGACTGGGGAGCACTTCTCCCCGTCGTGTGGGAGCGGTACGCTGGGCGCGACATGCCGGTCGACCAGCTCACGTTCCTCATGATGAAgtgcgccgaggccgcgcgtGGCGGGCTGCGCAACCTCGTCTCGACCGAGCTATACAACGCTGGGCCCAGTGTGCGGAACTACGCGCTCCTCAAACTTGCCATGCTCTACGGCTACCGATTCCAGGTGTACACGCAGGACACTGTAACCGACCGACGCGGGCTCAACTTTCGCTTCCCGCAGCGACAGCTCGAGTTTGTCCCTGCGGACATGGGCAGCCAGGTATGGGTGACcccgcgcgacgcgcaggACGCCGCGTTGCAGAAGTACGGGCGCGCGCTGCCGCTTGAACTACGGCAGCGGCTCATGGAACTCGGCTGGacagaggacgaggagatgacCGCTACCGACATAGAGCGCCTGCCCGTCACAGCCGTCCCGCTGTCGGGTAAGGGGAGTATCGCGATCGAGCTAAAACATGCCGCCGCGCCTGTTATCAAGCGCAAAggctcaaactcgtcctTACACAGCAACAGCGCCAAGGTTCACCGCGCCGTCGTGCCTCCCGACCTAGTGGCAATCGTCATTGACCAGGCGCGCCAACTCGCGACAGCCGACGATATaggcgtcgagctcctctcCAAGGAACTTGTGCACATGtttgagcgcgacgacgcgacaCTCTTCATGCGCCCCGTGTCGGAGGAGCTGCCTCACGATATTGCCAACGCACTTCTCCGCGTCAACGGAGTTATTGCCCAGCCGACGCCAGGCTtcgcgcacgccgcgctcaaTGCACTTGTCGGCTTCCTCAAAATCGCcgtgcgcgccgacgcagaGTTCCCGCACTGGGCACCGATTCTAGGCACGATCGCGCGCCTCATCCCAAACGTCTGCGAGATCTCGCTGCGCGACGTGCGCAAAACCAAGTCTGAacacgtcctcctccccgcgTCCATCTACGAAACCGACGGCGGGTTTAAGGTCCACCGCCCGTGGCGGGAAGACGTACTCCTCGACGTGCAGACTGCGCAGCTTgttctgctgtcagccaTACTCCGCACCAACCGCCGCGACGTGTACCTCGTCAAGAAGATGCTCTTCAGCCTCCAGGTGCAGGAGAGTATGCGCTACCTCCCCTTTGCGCGCGCGTGGGTCGAGCTCATTGTGGATCTGTGCACAGCCGTGAACAGCAACTACAacgaccgcgccgagctccgaCACTTCCTGTACAACATCACTTCCGCGATGTCGCTGCACGGCGGCGACATGATCGTGGTCGCACACGGGATGCGCGCTATTTCGCTAtgcgcgacgcgcttcCGTCGCGTGTTCGCCAGTATCGGCTTCGTGAACATCATGCCGGCCGTGTACGACGCGTATGTACGCGGACACGGGGGAATCAGGGACGCCGTAGAATACGCGTGCCGCTCGTTCTACCGCATCCACCAGGACGTGTTTGTGTACCAGCTCTGCCTCGCACTGTCCGAACACATCCACGAGGACGCATTCGATGCACGCGCGGCGTATGACCTGCTGGCCGTGCTGGCGACCGACGACCCTGCTTCGGGCGTGCCAAGCGGCATCCGCGACCTGAACAGGAAgtacgaggtcgaggtgtTACTGCAGATGCAGAGCGGCGGGGCGGAAGTTGCACTCTCCACACCAGAGCGGCTCATTGCCACGCTCGAGCCTGCCCTCTTCCCGACCGACAATATCGTACGCCTCCTCGTTACCGTCATCGCCGTCAACGCAGCCAGTAAGCGCGGCATCCGCCTTCTGGGCCTCTTTGGAGCCATTGCACCATACCTCCAGGCTGAGGAGCGTacgcgcgccctcgtcgacgacgctgtGTACGTGATCGGCCGCTTCATTGAACGCTCCCGCGCAAGCGACGACACGGCACTCCAGCGTCTCGTACCCGGTGAAGGGCCTAGCAGCCCCGACTGGCCTGCCGCAACCAACGCCTACTTCCAGTTCGTCGAGTCCATCACCGCCTCCGGGGCGATGTTCAGCCTCCAAACTACACGGCAGTTgatcgagctcggccacTGTTCCGTTTTTATAGGTAGCAACGCCGCTGTGTCGCGCCTcttcggcgcgctcgcccgtGCCCAGGTCTCTACTGAAACCTCGTTCCTCGCTGACCTCGCGCCGAAATATGAGGTGAGCCTCCAGGGCATCGACTTCAGCAgtgtcctcgacgccatctcctccatgaTCAGGAGAAACGCATTCCGTCTCCCCGCCTCGATCGCCCGCTTGATTGTGGAACGGTACGTGGGGCCCGCGTTGCGCTTCATCGCCAATGCCGCCCATGAGGTCCTCATCTCCGACTCGCCCCTCCGCCCTCActcccaacctccaacCGTGGCCTTTCGCCGCGCTGCCGTCGAACTCCTGTCCGTCACCGTCTTTTTACCTGGCGTGGACGTCCTAcaccagctcgagcgcaacACCTCTTCCGCGGGCATGCTCGCTATGATGATCATCCCCCTggcgctcgccctcgatcCGCCTCCCGACCGAGACGTGAATGGCATCTGGGTCCGTCTCCTCAAATTCACGCTCCGGTCCCCCAGCGATCCCCCACTCGAGCGGGCAGCTCACACTGCCCTCGCTCTGCAAGTTGTGAAAATCGCCGCAGTTCGCGTTCCAGACGTCATCTCGTCCGAGAGGGGCCTGTGGACCCACCTAGCAACATACGCAAAGTCCGCGGTCGCGGACGGTAACGGCCGCTTCTTGACCCGCACGCCACGGCTGGTGGACTGGATGATGTGGTCTCTGTTCGAGCTTGTTGCCCTACACCGATCACCACTTGCCCTCGCCTTGCGATTGCACATGCAGACTGCCCTCGCGACAGTGAAcgatgagcgcgacgctgcctcctcccgcccctCTACTGCTGGAAGTGTAACACCCACTCCCCGCTCGCTCTCAGGCCTCGTCCGCAGGCCCTCGGCACGCGTACCCTCTGCGACGAACCTGAGCCCCCTGGCGGCTCGCGTCACCAGCACAACCCTAGCCCCCGTCCTCGAGACCGACACGCTACACCCTTCCCCGCTCCTAGCCTCGCCTactccctctccctcctctgcgCTCGGTTCCCTTACCCCGAAACATCAACGCTCCCTCTCCGCGGCCTCTGCGTCGTCCGTTATGTCGGCAGCCAGCGCTTACTCGAACGtctccctctccaacccctccctctccccctccccctccccctccgtCTCGCACAACcgctcaccctcgaccgccaccacctcgtccacaGCCGTTGCCCGCCGATCCTTCGCTCCAGTCAagccctccttctccgtctccgcccgccgcgcctccCGGCCTACATTTGACGCCTTTGAGCGCCGTTTCTCCGCTGCCCCGCGCGCAGGAGACCGCGGATCCATCGTGCATCTTATCGGACAATCCACGCCCACGGCTCCTGCTGGTCCCACGACGGTGGCGAAGAATTCACGAAGCGAGATCCTGCAATCACCCCTTCGTAGCGAGTTGGCGGATGCCGCACGGCGCTCACTCCTCGTCGCACTCGTCGTTTACGGGTacgatgtcgacgaggacgtggaCGTACACGCTTGGAGTGCGTCTGACGCTCTGCACGCCATTACGGAGGAGACGCGcatgctcgtcgaggacgagcttgcggaAGCGTTTCTTCCCATTTCCCAAGCCAGCGAGTCTGAGCCTGATGCAGCTCCcaaggcggacgaggaggagaatgGCGGTGGGTCTAAGCGCTCCTCTTATGCGCACCCCTGGGATGAGCCCCAACTCCCATCGCTCAGCTACACACTCAACCATGGGTTTGACGAGGGATATACCGTTACTACCGAGTCGCCACGCAATAGTCTCGATCCTCGGCCATCACGTGAGATACCCACTGTTGCGATATCGCTTGCGTGA
- a CDS encoding uncharacterized protein (SNF1 family protein kinase): MEAYKEIVLLKAFAGAGIPGIVQLEGMLEEEGWTYLLMKCYDGDLSKNGSLIKGAAVVPFFRALLRTVEAIHLLGVSHEDLKRGNILLLNEEGRVRPVLADFGFSQFLPDGGYAKSHGGTLDYSSPEKVANKRYDACASEVWSLGIILIKLLRYRHPYVVGDSCSSDELKESILHGKPKWKFRKEDLRDGGFAELVQGMLIRDPRLRWTIEDVLSHPSMDDPNERSSRATHIGPRLGLEWNLKKPVSDGVLLDICFLAQQNKEFFIPENPKKMELALYDRYPHWQQQWATMLSKYERQREVKEWLDLFPPTIAERTAEAPFCNRRKTGLREIHLTPVAIPSKLPRQIPVHTPPYNRNVLLPGRHPKTPEAREPPRNPKTVTVGRGVGAAVGVSVSRLVGPAGFGHKRGRDDKATEGTSVQATVEGTSTKVAPPKAARRLGPPVKIIPLGTKKTVVATGKRSTDSAEQKLQELTIKGAHLRKKETVAERV, encoded by the exons ATGGAGGCGTACAAGGAGATCGTCCTTCTCAAGGCATTCGCTGGGGCAGGTATCCCCGGAATCGTCCAACTTGAGGGCAtgttggaggaggaaggttggaC CTACCTCTTGATGAAGTGTTACGATGGCGATCTCAGCAAAAACGGGAGCCTCATCAAGGGCGCCGCTGTCGTCCCTTTCTTCCGGGCTCTCCTCCGCACAGTGGAGGCGATTCACCTGCTGGGAGTCAGCCATGAGGATTTAAAGCGTGGCAACATTCTGCTTCTCAATGAGGAGGGCCGCGTTCGTCCGGTCCTTGCAGATTTCGGATTCTCTCAATTCCTCCCCGACGGTGGATATGCGAAGAGTCATGGTGGAACTCTGGACTACTCCAGTCCGGAGAAGGTGGCA AACAAGCGATACGATGCTTGTGCCAGTGAGGTCTGGTCTTTGGGAATCATCCTCATCAAGCTCTTGCGTTATCGCCATCCCTACGTTGTCGGCGACAGCTGTAGCTCGGACGAGTTGAAGGAGAGCATACTCCATGGGAAGCCAAAGTGGAAGTTTCGCAAGGAAGACCTTCGTGATGGTGGCTTCGCCGAACTGGTCCAAGGCATGCTCATTCGCGATCCCAGACTGCGTTGGACG ATCGAGGACGTCCTCTCACATCCGTCAATGGATGATCCCAACGAGCGGTCATCGCGAGCTACCCACATTGGCCCTCGCCTTGGCCTGGAATGGAATCTCAAGAAGCCCGTGTCTGATGGCGTACTCCTTGACATCTGTTTCCTCGCACAGCAGAACAAGGAGTTCTTCATTCCGGAAAACCCGAAGAAAATGGAATTGGCCCTGTACGATCGGTACCCGCATTGGCAGCAGCAATGGGCGACGATGCTTTCAAAATACGAGCGGCAGCGGGAGGTAAAGGAATGGTTAGACTTGTTCCCCCCAACAATCGCCGAGCGCACAGCCGAAG CACCCTTCTGCAATCGGCGTAAGACTGGCCTGCGCGAGATCCATCTTACTCCAGTC GCTATTCCTTCTAAGCTTCCGCGCCAGATTCCGGTGCACACACCGCCCTACAACCGCAATGTGTTGTTGCCTGGGCGGCACCCCAAAACTCCCGAGGCAAGGGAACCCCCACGTAACCCCAAGACGGTTACTGTCGGCCGGGGGGTTGGTGCCGCTGTTGGTGTCTCGGTCTCCCGTCTCGTTGGTCCCGCGGGCTTCGGCCACAAGCGTGGCCGTGATGACAAG GCTACCGAGGGGACGTCCGTACAGGCGACTGTTGAGGGAACGTCGACCAAGGTCGCCCCTCCTAAGGCTGCTCGGCGTCTGGGTCCCCCGGTTAAGATTATACCTCTTGGCACAAAGAAGACTGTAGTTGC GACAGGCAAGCGTTCAACCGACTCGGCCGAGCAGAAGCTGCAGG aacTTACGATTAAGGGGGCTCACCTTCGTAAGAAAGAGACTGTAGCGGAGCGAGTGTAG